The nucleotide sequence TATTGTATTGTTAATATGCTGAAGTACTAGTACTTGATGTCTATGTTCAACACCTGCTACATACTCTCATTCTACATGTGCATGTGTCTGCTGACTTGGATTATATTGCTAATTTGAAATATGCTTTCTTTATTTCCCATTCATCTAATATATTCTGAGCTGTGTATATAAATTTGACAATTGATGTTTCTTTTCAGATATATGATATCTTCCAGTTACTCCCTTCAAAAATTCAGGTGGGCGTCTTCTCTGCCACAATGCCACCTGAGGCCCTAGAGATTACCAGGAAGTTTATGAACAAACCTGTTAGGATCCTTGTGAAGCGTGATGAACTCACCCTGGAGGGTATAAGGCAGTTTTATGTCAATGTCGAGAAAGAAGAGTGGAAGCTTGATACCCTCTGTGACCTTTATGAAGCACTGACCATCACTCAAAGTGTCATCTTTGTTAACACTCGACGCAAGGTTGACTGGCTCACCGATAAGATGAGGAGCAGGGATCACACGGTTTCTGCTACTCACGGAGACATGGACCAAAACACCAGGGACATTATAATGCGGGAATTCCGTTCTGGCTCCTCTCGTGTTCTCGTCACAACTGACCTTCTTGCTCGTGGTATTGATGTCCAGCAAGTGTCAATGGTGATAAATTATGATCTGCCTACTCAACCGGAGAACTACCTCCATCGGATCGGACGAAGTGGACGTTTTGGAAGAAAGGGTTCCGCAATAAACTTTGTTACCCGTGATGATGAGAGGATGCTATTTGATATACAGAGGTTCTACAATGTGGTGATAGAGGAGCTGCCTTCCAATGTTGCCGATCTCATCTGACGAGATCCTTTGACATTAATGCCTTTGTAGGCCTGTTTCTTTTTGTCAAACCATCCATTTTGGGTGGAATGATTCAGCCTTTTTATATCTTCCTTCGATGGTAACTTGTTCCAATTTATTGTTATTCCATCTCTCCAAAGCTACGAAGCTGTCCAGATCTCTTGTATGAGCATTTGGGTACTTTCAGAGAAGCAagatgaatatattttttttttatttgaagtttTTTGGTATCATTTATCTGCTGTGTGCAATTGGCGAATTGTGCCTTAGCACGAGCTTGACCCCCCTCTCGTGGATGCGTGGCAAATGTTTGATGATTTGCCAAATGCCTGCAGTTGGAGACGGCAGCAGACCAGTATTGCTGCTTCAAGTAGGTTTCATGAATCATTGCACGTCCTGGAGATGGACAGCGCTGAAAGAAGGCACAGCCATTGCATGGGTTAATCAGATATTGAAAAGAGAGGAAAGAGAAAATTTTGATGATCACccagaaacaaaaaaaagaaggtaAAATCGTGCATCATTTCATAATTTTCCGTTCATAAATtgccaagaaaataaaaaagttgTGGTCCAAGAAACAAGAACGAGATGACTAATTTGGCCTCCACGGAATAACCTCCGTCCGATCAGTATCGGACGGCCGACACTGCATGGGAAGGGGTAGCTCCGACAGCTACGGAGCAACTACAGAGGTGGGGACCACCTGGTCACTTCCTCCACGACGCGTGTCGCCATTCCACCACTGCATTGTAAACAGAGAGCAATGTTTTTCTCTACCCATGTGCCAGTTACCCTATAAATATACTCTCTAGAGACATCAGAGGCAACCACGGCCCACAGGTGGGTGCAAGTGGACCCTGCTTcatcatattattatattttgggtTAGATGTCGCGTATACACTGAGCGTGGATATTAACGTATGGATGGAGAAAGCCCCGCAGTATACCTTGCCACTTACAAACTGGACCCACAGTGGGTTCCTCTGAACTCTAAATTCTCTCTCCACTAGGGTTAATTTCTCTGGAGGCGGGTAAAACTGTAATGGGTATTGAAAGTGATTGCTCCAGTAAAATCCAATGGGGCGATTCCTCCTCTTATTACTTTTTATGTGAGAAGAATTACTAGTGTTGTGGTAATGATAAcaatagaaagagaggagaaaggcGATTCCTTTTTGTTTCTTGAGGAGAAGATTTCTGGTGATGGAGGCTTCAAAGCTACTGATAGCTTCGATCGTGCTCTGCCTCGTGTTCGTCGGAGCATGGGCGGACGCCGGGGCCGAAGAGGAGGTCGTCGTCCAACACCTGGCGCCGGATTCGTCGCTGAAACTGGAATTGGAGCAGCTTAGGTCAAAAATCTCCGCCCTAGGTCAGCGCCGATTTCgaatttaattcttgtttaatttttttgtttttgttattgGACTAGAGTTTTGTTCGTATTCTAGGGTCTCTAGGGTTTTGAAGATGAAATAAAGGGTTTTTTTTTGCTTCAGAAAGTTGTTCCTTTCCTTGATTGGATTCAAAATTTACGTctgattttcctttttatttcttcACCTTCTGGATTTTTGGTGTCTTGAGAAGTTAAAGTTCTGTTCTTTTACAAATGTACCTCCTTTTTTAAGACTTCCAAATAACGGCAAACTAGGTTGTAGTTTGGCTCTCGCAGTCAGATTAGATTTTGTTCTTTTGGGGGTTTCATTTAATTTAAACTACCAACTCCATTTCTTTGTGTTTTCCTGGTATTCTGTGATTATTTCTGAGCCGAGGAAACATGGTTTCGAATGATGATGTTTTTTTATTATTCCCGCCGTAGAAGCTAGCATTTTGGACAGAACGCGTGACCTGAAGAGCAAAGATGAGACTATCACACATTTGGAAATGATCATTGAAGAGAAGTCAAAAACACTTTTATCATTACAAAGCGAGATAGAATCAGTCCAGGTGACTCTACGGTGATACAGAGGCTCAATTATTCTGTTTGGTTGTTGCTATCCATCTTATGTTTTCCATATACTTTTGGTTGTCTAGAAGAAGGGAGCTGGAGATGCAGAGGAGCTTGTTAAAAAGGCTCATGCCCGAGCTGGTGAACTTGAGAAGCAGGTCTGAAACATCAAATTGATTAGTCGTGATGTAATTGTAAGGATTTGCATGGTTGTGATGTAGATTCTCTGCACAGATGGCGAAACTTAGAAATGATATTGAGTTACAGAACAAAAGAAGAGTTGCTTTGGATGCTCAGGCTGGTGAAACTGAAAAGAAAGTGGGAGAACTTAATTTAAAATTGGAAAATGTAAGTCTAAACTTATGTTTGGATATGTTTGATGTTAACATCTGTTTACTACAGGTCTTCACTTAT is from Musa acuminata AAA Group cultivar baxijiao chromosome BXJ1-6, Cavendish_Baxijiao_AAA, whole genome shotgun sequence and encodes:
- the LOC103986683 gene encoding eukaryotic initiation factor 4A-1, with product MAGMAPEGSQFDARQYDAKMTELLNADGQEFFTSYDEICESFDDMGLHENLLRGIYAYGFEKPSAIQQRGIVPFCKGLDVIQQAQSGTGKTATFCSGILQQLDYGLVQCQALVLAPTRELAQQIEKVMRALGDYLGVKVHACVGGTSVREDQRILQSGVHVVVGTPGRVFDMLRRQSLRPDYIKMFVLDEADEMLSRGFKDQIYDIFQLLPSKIQVGVFSATMPPEALEITRKFMNKPVRILVKRDELTLEGIRQFYVNVEKEEWKLDTLCDLYEALTITQSVIFVNTRRKVDWLTDKMRSRDHTVSATHGDMDQNTRDIIMREFRSGSSRVLVTTDLLARGIDVQQVSMVINYDLPTQPENYLHRIGRSGRFGRKGSAINFVTRDDERMLFDIQRFYNVVIEELPSNVADLI